Proteins encoded together in one Centropristis striata isolate RG_2023a ecotype Rhode Island chromosome 6, C.striata_1.0, whole genome shotgun sequence window:
- the aagab gene encoding alpha- and gamma-adaptin-binding protein p34: protein MSTTEEDTDMPIPCVLITSSDGGFKEEELIKQILSSKTLPEPMKREGTVAWYPWTINNKYYTADVRLCVVPSTFQMSSEIAQSMQAFIAYFDSTVKDGLEKLLSWISVVEDLAPEVLILVCDRVCENGVTRHEAQQWCLAHAFELVELNPQELPDEDDDFPESTGVKRIIQALNANVWSSVEMKDGHNQGFGLMSSLVAARHNNPHSCQDSQSSTLPVEDSLVSEETNHTESSANTETQGDTVVDAMTDLDIQELANLTAGDADVDNFERLFTKLKEMKDKASSLPHEQRKVHAEKVAKAFWMAIGGDEDEIEGLSSGEES, encoded by the exons atgtccACTACAGAAGAAGACACGGATATGCCTATTCCGTGTGTACTCATCACTAGCAGTGACGGCGGTTTTAAAGAAGAAGAGCTGATTAAAC AGATCCTTAGTTCGAAGACATTGCCCGAGCCGATGAAGCGAGAAGGAACAGTGGCCTGGTATCCATGGACCATCAACAACAAATATTATACAGCGGATGTCAGGCTATGTGTTGTGCCAAGCACCTTTCAAATGTCATCGGAGATTGCCCAGTCCATGCAAGCTTTCATCGCTTATTTTGACAGTACAGTG AAGGATGGTCTGGAAAAGCTACTTTCTTGGATATCCGTGGTGGAAGATCTTGCTCCAGAGGTGCTCATTCTGGTGTGTGACAGAGTCTGTGAAAATG ggGTCACCAGACATGAAGCACAACAGTGGTGTTTGGCTCATGCTTTTGAGCTGGTGGAGCTCAATCCACAGGAGCTGCCAGATGAGGATG ATGACTTTCCAGAATCCACAGGAGTAAAGAGAATAATCCAGGCTCTTAATGCCAATGTGTGGTCCAGTGTGGAGATGAAGGATG GGCACAATCAGGGTTTTGGTCTGATGAGTAGTTTGGTTGCTGCAAGACACAACAACCCACACAGCTGTCAAGATTCACAA TCTTCCACCTTGCCAGTAGAGGACTCACTTGTCAGTGAGGAAACTAACCATACAGAAAGTAgtgcaaacacagagacacagggaGACACAGTAGTTG ATGCAATGACTGATTTGGACATTCAGGAACTTGCTAATCTCACAGCTGGAGATGCAGATGTGGATAACTTTGAACGTCTCTTCACCAAATTAAAAGAGATGAAAG ACAAAGCTTCTTCATTACCTCATGAGCAGAGAAAGGTTCATGCAGAGAAG GTAGCAAAAGCGTTTTGGATGGCCATCGGTGGTGATGAAGATGAGATAGAGGGGTTATCATCGGGAGAGGAAAGCTAA